The genomic DNA CGGGCTCGCGCTGCGCCACCGCATCGACGACGCGGAGGTCGAGCGGCTCGCCGCCGACCTCGGCGAGCTGGCGAAGATCGTCTCGGACGGCCTCGACCGCACGCACCGGCTCGTCGTCGACCTCCGCGACTTCGCCGCGCCGGGCAGCGGGGGCGCGTTCCAGCGGGTCGACGCCCGTGAGTGCGTGCGCGCGACCGCGCAGCTCGTGCGCCACGACCTCGAGCGCCGCGGCGTCGTCCTGGCGCTCGCGCTCCCCGAAGCGCCCGCGCACGTCGACGGCGATCCCGGCGCGCTGAATCAGGTTCTGCTCAATCTCGTGAAGAACGCCGCCGAAGCGTTCGCGGGCGCGCCGGGCTCGATCGCGATCGAGGTCGGCGCGGCCGATGGCGAGGTGTGGATCGGCGTGCGAGACGACGGCCCGGGCATCGAGCCCGCCGTACAGGAGCGGCTCTTCGAGCCGTTCTTCACGACGAAGAAGGCGGGCAGCGGGACGGGTCTCGGCCTCTCGATGTGCCGCCGGATCGCCGACGCGCACGGTGGCTCGCTCGAGGTGGACTCGGCGCCGGGGGGCGGCAGCTGCTTCACGCTGCGGTTGCCCGCGATGACGGAGCGAGGGGAGGGCAGCGATGCGACCTAGGCCGCTGCGCCTCCACGACCCGCGCGAGTTCCCCATCCTCTACGTCGACGACGAGATCGAGAACCTCCGCATCTTCGAGCTGACCTTCCGCCGCGAGTTCAGCGTGCTGACGGCGCAGAGCGCGGAGGACGGGCTGCGCGCCCTCAACGAGAACCCCGTCGCGGTCGTGCTCTCGGACCACAAGATGCCCGGCATGACGGGCGTCGACTTCCTCGCGCGCGTTCGCGAGATCGACGAGCAGGCGATCCGCATCCTCGTCACGGCCTACGGCGACGCCGAGATCCTCGGCTCCGCGATCAACGACGGACGCATCTACCGCTACGTCGCGAAGCCGTGGAACCCCGACGACATGCGGATCACGCTGCGCCGCGCGATCGAGCGCTACGCGCTCGACCGCGAGCGCGAGACGCTGCTCTCGGAGCTGACGCTGCTGAACCGTCTGTCGCGGAGCCTGCACCGCGAGCTGCGGCCCGAACGCGTGGTCGAGCGACTGATCGGCGCCGCGCACCGCGAGCTCGGGTTCGATGGCGCAGCCGTGCTCCTGTTCGGGGCCGACCGCTCGCGCCTGCACTGGATCGGCGTCGCCCCGCACGACGACGTGGCGGAGCGCGTGCGCCGCATCGAGCTGTCGCGCGGGACGGCGCCGCGCTTCTTCGAGGCGCTCGAGGACGGTGCGGCGCAGACGCTCTCGGTCGACCACTGGGAGGAGCTCGAAGGGCCCGTGCGCGAGTGGGTCGCGGAGGTCTCGGCCGACGATCTCGTCGTCGTCCCCCTGCCCGGCGAGCACGAGGTGATCGGCGCGCTCGCGATCGACAACCGCAGCGGCGGACGGCGCTTCGGCGCCGACGACCGCACGCTGCTCGACGGACTCTCGACGCAGGCGGTGATCGCGCTCGAGAACGCGCGCACCGTGGCCGCGCTGCGCGGCTCGCGCGCGCTCGCCGAACGCGTCGACCGCCTCGGCACCGTGGGCGCGCTCGCGCTCGGGCTCGTTCGCGAGATGGGCGATGCCGTCGCCGAGCTTCGCGCGGCGGTGCCGCAGGCCGCCGGTCTCGCGGACCGCCTCGGCGGGATGGTCGGCGCGATCGCGGAGCTCGGCGCGCAGGCCGACGAATCGTCGATCTGCGAGGTGGCACCCGGCGCGATCGCCGAGGAGGTCGCGACGCTGCTCGCGGGGGAAGCCCGGCGGGCCGGCATCGCGCTCCACGTCGAGGCGGATGCGCAGTGTCCGAAGCTCCTCGCGGCGCCCGGCCAGATCCGTCAGGTGCTCCTGAACCTCGTCATGCACGTGCTGCGTCGCGCGCCGACGGGGGGCGACGTGGCGATCCGGAGCGGGACCGACGCGGGCGAGGCGCGCGTCGCGCGCCTCGAGGTCGTCGGCGCGCGCGCCGCCGTCGATCCCGACGACGTCGAGCGCCTGCTCGATCCGTTCGCGACGAGCGATGCCACCTCGCTCGAGGAAGGTCTCGGGCTGCGCGTCGCGCACGAGCTCGTGCGCGAGCTCGGCGGAACGCTCGAGGTGAGCACCGACGACGCGTCCGACACCGCGACGCTCCGCGTGCGCCTCGCGCGCGATCGCAGCGCCGGTTCGCTCCGCACCACCGGTTGACGCTCCGAAGGGTTTGGCAGAGACTCGCCGGCCCCTCCCGCCGCTCGGGCGGCGCCTTCGGCAGCGGAGATCCCTCTTGGCCCTCGTGACGTTCCGTGCGTTCGCGGCGTCGGTCGCGCGAGCCTCGGCGTGCGCGGTCGCGGTCGCCCTGGTCGCGGGGCCGGTCGGCGCCGAGCCGCCCGCGAGCAAGGTCTCGATCGCACTGCTTCCCCTCGTCGTCCACAGCGCGGAGGATCCGGCCTATCTGAGAGCGGGCCTGGCGGACATGCTCGTCTCGCGGCTCGACCAGACGGGCGCCTTCGAGATCCGGCGGGTGGCGGACGGTGAGGCCGCGACGACCGATCTCGGTCGCGCGCTCGAGGCCGGGCGGGCCGCCGGCGCGCGCTTCGTGCTGTTCGGGAGCTTCACGCGCTTCGGTCAGGGAGCGAGCCTCGACATGCAGTGCGCGTCGACGGAGGCGGGCCCCGCGCCGGAGCCGCTGCGCGAGATCTTCGTGCACTCGGGCAGCATCGGGGACGTCATCCCCGATCTCGACGAGCTGGTCGGCAAGGTCACGCGCTTCGCGGTCGAGGGCTTCGAGGATCGGCGCGGCGACGCCGTCGCCGCGGCTGCCGACCGCGCGCGGCCGTCCGAGGCGAAGCTCCGCCAGCGGGTCGACGGGCTCGAGCGCGAGCTGCGGGAGCTGCGGCGCGAGCTCGAGGACGTCGCGAAGAAGGCCGGCGCGCAGGCGGGCGCCAAGGCGCGCTAGGGCGTGCCGGCCGCGCGGCGCGCGGCTAGACTGCGGCGCCTTCACCGTGGCGGTGTAGCTCAGTTGGTTAGAGCAGCGGAATCATAATCCGCGTGTCCGGGGTTCGAATCCCTGCACCGCTACCACTCCCCTCCCGCTCGCCGCTCCCCGCGACCTCCTCCGCGTGTCGAACCGCGCCACGGCGCGGCGGCGCGGCGCTAGGCTGCGCGCGATGCGCGACCGCGAGCGATGGATCGATGCGGCGATCGACCGCGTCTTCGGGCTCGCGGGCGATCGCGAGCCGTCGGATCGGCGCGCCGGGCTGCTCGCGTTCGAGCGCGTCCTGCTCTTCCACCTCTCCGTGCGATTCGCGCTCGAGCGGTTCCCCGTCGAGCGCGGGCCGGCGGTCCCGAGCGAGGCGCTCGCGGGGACGTTCCTGCTGTGTCTCGGGCTCACGTTCGTGCGGCGGCTCGCGCCACTCGCGCTCGGCATCGCGATCTGCGCGATGCTCGTCGTGCTCGAGGCGAGCTTCCCCGCGACGTCCAACCACTTCTTCGTCGAGCTCTGGCTGCTCGTGCTCTTCCTCGTGGTCGGGTTCGACGGCGAGGACGAGGCGCGCGTGCTGCTCGCCGCGACGCGCATCAGCATCGCCGTCCTGCTCTTCTACACGGGCGTGCAGAAGGCGCTCTACGGCACCTACTTCCACGGCCAGTACCTGCTCGTCGAGATGGCGATCAAGCCGACCTTCGCCGCCGTGCTCGGGTGGACGCTCCCCGCCGACGAGCTCGCGCGCGTGCTGGGGCAGCTTCCGGACCGCGTCGGCGCGGGCCCCTTCCGCACGACGGCGCCCCTCTTCCTGCTCGCGTCGAACGCGGTCTGGCTGTTCGAGATCGCCATCCCCGTGCTGCTGCTCGCACAGCGCACGCGGCGGCTCGCCGTCGTCGCCGTCGGCGCGTTCGTCTTCGCGATCCAGTCGGGGGCGACGGAGATCTTCTTCGGCACGCTGCTCGTCGCGTGCGTGCTCCTGTTCTGGCCGCGCGACCTGCTCGCGCGCGCGCAGTTCGTCTTCTACGCGTGGTACGCGCTGCTCGCGGTCGTCGACCTCGTCACCGACTGGCGGTTCGTGTGATGTCGCGGGCCCGCAAGCGCGCCGTCGCCGCGATGCTGCTGGTCTTCTCCCTCTGGCCGCTCGCACAGCACGCGCTCGTGCAGCGCTTCCGCATGAATCCGTGGAAGTTCTTCGGCTTCGCGATGTACACGACGCACGTCCTGAAGCCCGCCGTCGAGGTCTACGCGCTCGACGGCGGACGGCGTCTCGCGCTTCCGATCCCCGAGCGCGAGCTGCCGGAGGCCGAGGCCGAGCGGCGGCGGCTGCGCGCGTCGAGCCACCACTGCGGTCTGCTCGCGCGCCCCGACCGCCTCGCGCGGCTCGTGCGCGACGCGCTCGCGCCGAGCGAGGGCGTCGAGGTGGTCGTCGTGCGGCCGTACATCGACCCGCGCTCGGGTCGGGTCACGGCGACGCGCGAGAGCCACCTCTACCTCGCCGACGGCCGCGTGATCGAGGAGCTCGGGGCGTTCGGACGCTAGGCGCGGCCGGCGGCGATCGGGGAGGGCGGCGTGTTCGGGATCCATCGCTACGTCCTCTCCCTGCTCGTGATGGTCGGCCACCTCGCTCCGCTCTGGAGCAGCTGGTGCGGCTACTACGCGGTGTTCGCGTTCTACCTGCTGAGCGGATTCCTGATGACGAAGGTGCTGCGGCGTCGCTACGGCGGATCGAGCGCGGGCGTCGTGCGATTCCTCGCGAACCGCGCGCTCCGCATCCATCCGCCCTACTGGGCCGTGCTCGCGCTGACGCTCGGGCTGCTCGCGCTCTGGCCCGTGGACGTGCCGCGCCTGCACCCGTCGATCCGCGTGCCGGGCGACGCGCGCGCCTGGATCCAGAACGTCCTCGTGATCGGCCTCGAGGGCGAGGCCGTGCGGCTCGTGCCCCCGGCGTGGTCGCTCGACGTGGAGCTCGTCTTCTACCTCGTGCTCGCGGCCGTCGCGACGCGCGGGCGCGCCGTCGCGTTCGCGTGGCTGGCGGGAAGCGCGGCCTACACGGCGTGGCTCGTCGCGACGGGCGCCGCCTTCGCCGATCGCTATGCGCCGTACGGCGCTGCGTCCCTGCCGTTCGCGCTCGGTTGCGCGCTGCAGTGGGAGGAGTCGCGGCTGCGCCTCGCCCCCTGGCACGCGGTGCTCGCGCCCGTCCTGTTCGCCGGACACGCGATGCTCGCGGTGCGGCTCTGGGGCGCGTACGACGGCGCCGCGTTCTACGCGTCGCTCGGCCTCGCGGCCTACAGCGTTGCGGCCCTCGCCCCGCGCCGTGCGACGGGTGCGATCGCCCGCCTCGACGCGGCTCTCGGCGACCTCTCGTATCCGCTGTTCCTGGGGCACCAGGTCGCGTCGATCGCCGTCGCGATGACGTGGCTCGGCGGCGCGCGGCCGCCGGACGGCCGCCTCCTGCTGTTCACGCTCCCGGCCGTCCATGCGCTCGCGTTCGCCGTGCACGCCGGCGTGGAGCGGCCGGTCGAGCGCCTGCGAGGGCGGGTGCGGACGCGCGCCGCACGCGCCGACACCTAGACGCTAGGCGGGCAATCCGCTCCACAGGCCGCGCAGCGGCGAGTCGCGCATGACCTCGGCGATCTCGCGCTGCTGGCCCTCGGAGAGCTGCTCGCGCCACTTCTCGAGGCTCTCGCGCGGGTCGCGGAAGACGCTGAAGTAGGCGCGGCGCGCGTCGATGCCCTCGGCCTCGCCCGAGATCGACGCCTCGACGAAGGCGCGCGTCTGCGGGCCGACCTGCCAGCCGATGAACTCGAAGATGCGCGTCGTCTCGGCGAGCGGGTCGGCGCAGAGGTCCTCGTAGACGACGACGCGGCCGCGCGGCTGCGCGCGCGTGACCGCGACGAGCGGCTCGACCTGGATGCGCCAGCGCAGGGCCTCGAACATCGCCTCGGGCATCGTCGCGAGATCGGGCAGGAAGGCGCGGTAGGCCTCGCCGCCCGGCGCCTCGATCACGTCGCGAGCGCGCCGCGCGTCGCGCTCGCGATCGGCGTCGAAGATCCCCTTCGCGACGCCCGACAGGTGGCTCGCGACGTTCGCGAACGGGTTGCGCACCGCGGCCAGCAGCACCGGCTCGATCACCTCGCACAGGCGCGCGAGGAGCGCGGTCTCGAAGTTGACGTCCTTGATCAGGACCTCGCCGTCCTCGGCGAGACGCGGCCGACCGTACGCTTCGTAGAGCCCGCGCAGTGCGGGCACGCGCGAGCCGAGGCCGTGCAGGAAGTGGAGCACGCGCGGGTGGCCGCGTTCGAACGTCTTCGGCGGGAACGGGGGCAGGTCGACCTGGTGATGGCAGCCGCGGCAGATCGCATCGAAGCGCGTGCGCAGGGCCGCGCGGTCGCCGCCGCTCGCGAGGTCGCGCTTCCACGCCGCGTACGGCGCGCGCTTCCACTCCGGGAACGGCTCGTGCTTGTAGCAGCAGGTCGTATGGCTGTTGAGGATCTGCGCCAGCCACGTCGTGCCGGAGCGTCCCTTGCCTGTGATCAGCACGTAGCGGAGCAAGGGCCCCTCCCGAGGTCGAGGGCGCACCGTACCCGGGCGCCGCGCGGCGGACCTCCTTCGGCACGACGCACGGGCGGGCTCAACTCCCGAGCGCGGACGACGCGAGCGCGCCGTCCGTCCCGGCGGCCGCGCCGAGCTGCGCGAGCAGCTCGTGCTTGCGCACCTTGCCACTCGCGGTGCGCGGGAGCTCCGCCGCGACCACGAGGTGCCGGGGCTGCTTGTAGCGCGCGAGGCGATCGCCGCACCACGCGAGGAGCGCGGCGAGGTCGAGCTCGGCCCCGGGTGCGAGCACGACGAAGGCGCAGCCGCTCTCGCCCCACGTCGCGTCGGGAACCCCCACGACCGCGACCTCGTCGACGGCCGGGTGCGCGAGCAGCGCAGCCTCGACCTCGGCCGGGTACACGTTCTCGCCGCCCGAGATGTACATCTCTCGTGCGCGCCCGACGAGCGTGACGAAGCCCTCGTCGTCGATGCGGGCGAGGTCGCCGGTGCGCACCCAGCCCTCGCGGAGCGTCGCGGCCGTCTCGGCGGGTCGCTCCCAGTAGCCGAGCATCGCGATCGGCCCGCGCACGACGATCTCGCCGGTCTCGCCCGTGCCGACGTCGCGCCAGTGGGCGGGCGCTGCGTCGACGGTGGCGCGGTCGACCACCCGCAGCTCCGCATGGAAGACCGGGCGGCCCACGCTGCCCGCCTTCCGCAGCGCGTCGGCCTCGTCGAGACAGCAGAGGATCGACGTCTCGGTCTGGCCGTACCCCTGCTTCAGGACGAGGCCGTGGCGCTCGTAGGCGCGCACCGTGTCCGGCGCGATCGCGGCGCCGGCGGTGAACAGGAAGCGCAGCGCCGGCCGCGCGCCGGGCGGACACGCGCCCGCGTCGAGCGCGCCGAGCAGCCGCTCGTACTGCGTCGGCACGCCACCCAGGTACGTGATGCGCTCGCGCTCGACGGCGCGCCACACCGCGTCGGCGTCGAAGCCGCGCTGCAGCACGACGGCGCAGCCCGCGTAGAGAGCGGGGAGCGAGAGGATCTTGAGCCCGAGCGAGTGGAACAGCGGGACCGCCACGAGCACGCGCTCCGCGCCGCTGCGGATGCCGAAGTAGAGCTGCGCGTTGAGCGCGTTGAAGAGCGTCTTGCGGTGCGCGAGCAGCGCGCCCTTCGGCGCGCCGGTCGTCCCCGAGGTGTAGAGGATCATCATCGGCGCGTCGGGCGAGACGGGGAGGGCGTCGATCGCGGGCGCTGCGGCGCGCTCGCGCTCGAAGGCGTCGTCGGGATCGTCGCCGAGCAGCGCGACGCGCGCGGGGGCGTGCGCGGCCGCCGCGAGCGCGTCGGCGACGAGCGATGCGAACGCGCGCTCCGCGACGAGCACGCGCGGGCGCGCGTCGTCGACCTGGAACGCGATCTCGCGCGCGGAGAGCCGGGTGTTGGTCGGGACCGCGATCGCGCCGAGGCGCGCGCTCGCGAGGACGAGCTCGAGGTACGCGGCGCGGTTCCCGAGCAGGAGCGCGACCCGGTCCCCGCGCGCGACGCCGGCCGCCGCGAGCCAGCCCGCCGCGCGGCCGACGCGCTCGTCGAACGCGGCCCAGTCGAGGCGCAGGCGGCCGTCGACGATCGCGAGACGGCGCGGCGCCGTCGCCGCCCACCGCGACGTCCAGCCGCCGACGTTGTGCACCGCGCTCGACACGGGGCGGGGGGATAGACGACGGCGCGCGCGCCCGCCATCGGCGCCCGCGCCGCTACGCTAGGAGGGCTCGACCGGGAGGACGCGCGTGAACCTGATCGGCCAGCCCGCCACCGTCGGCCGCCACTGCGGCGCGAGCCGCTACGACGTGACGCCCGAGGTCGTCGCCTTCTACGAGGATGCGCTCGACGACCACCATCCGCTCTACGAGCGCTTCGCGCCGCCGCTCCTCCACCACTCGGAGTGCTTCCGCTACCTCGGCGAGTGGTACCTGAAGAACCTGTTCGGAAACCTCCACGCGCAGCAGGACTGGGAGTGCTTCGCGCCGATCGAGGTCGGGCGCGCGATCCGCACCCGCTCGACGATCGTGGACCGCTACGCGAAGCGCGGCCGCGACTACGTCGTGAACGAGACCGACTACGTCGATGCCGAGGAAGGACGGCTGCTCGTGCGCAGCCGCACGCACCAGTCCTTCCTCCCGCCGCAGGATGCGGCGCCGGACGCGGCGAGCGGTGCCGCCGACGCGGGCGCGGGCTTCGTCGTCGACGAGGACACGGCGCGCCGGAAGCAGCGCGAGGCGCGCCCGCCGTTCCCGACCGCGACGGGCGAGGACCTCCCGCCGATCGCGCACACGATCGACCAGCGCCGCTGCTGGATGTTCTCCGGCCCCGGCGCGAACTACCACAACGACGAGGCCCAGGCGCGCAAGCTCGGCTTCCCGCGGATCGTCGTGCAGGGGATGATGTCGACCTGCTTCGTGTCGCAGCTCATGCTGGCGCGCTTCGGCGAGGGCTGGCTCCGCGGCGGGCGCATGTCGGTGAAGCTCACCAACGTCGTGTGGTGCGACGAGACCGTCGTCGTGCGCGGCAAGGTGCGCGAATCGGTGCGCGAGGGGACGCGCGTGCGCGTGCACTGCGACGTCTGGGTCGACAAGCCGGACGGCGCGCGGGCGCTGATCGGCAGCGCGTCGGCCCTCGAGGCGTAGCGGCGGTGGCCGGGCGCGGCGCGCCGCGGCGGCTCGAGCGCGAGGTCGAGCGCGCGCTGCGCGCGCTCGGCGCGGCGGAGCGCGGCGAGCGGCTGCTCGTCGCCGTGTCGGGCGGCGTCGACTCGATCGTGCTCCTCGACGTGCTGTGCGGCCTGCGCGAGCGGCGGGGCTTCGAGGTCGCGGTCGGTCACGTCGAGCACGGCCTCCGCGGCGCGGACTCGCTCGCGGACGCGGCGTTCGTCGAGGCGCAGGCGCGCGCGCGCGGCTGCGCGTTCGGGCTCGAGCGCGTCGACGTCCGGGGCGCGCGGAGCGGAGGCCCGAGCCGGACGCGGCCCACTCTCCAGGAGGCCGCCCGCGCGCTCCGCTACGACGCGCTCCGGCGCATCGCCGCGCGCCTCGGCGCCGCGCGCGTCGCGACGGCGCACACGCTCGACGACCAGGCGGAGACGCTGCTGCTGCGGCTCCTGCGCGGCTGCGCACCGGATGCGCTCGGCGGCATCCCCGAGCGCTCGCCCGACGGCGCGGTCGTCCGTCCGCTGCTCGGCGCGACCCGCGAGGCGGTCCGGGGCTACGCGTGCGCGCGTGAACTCTCGTGGCGGGAGGACGCGAGCAACGCGTCGCCCGTCTACGCGCGCAACCGCGTCCGGCACGAGCTGCTGCCCCGCCTCGCGGCCGAGTTCAACCCGCGACTGCTCAGGGCGCTCGCGAACCTTGCCGAAGCGTCCCGCCGGGACGCCGAGTGGATCCGCTCCGTCGTCGATGGGCTGGCGCAGCAGCGGTTCGAGCGAGCGACGACGGGAGACGACGGCGAGCCGTGCATCCGCATCGATCCGAAGGGCTGGGACGAGGCCGCGCTGCCCGACGCGCTCGCGCGGCGGCTCGTCGCGCGGGCGTTCGACGAGCTCGGCGCGGGCCGCGAGCGGACGCGGGCGCACGTGTCGCGGGTGCTCGACTTCCTGCGGCGCGCGCCGGACGCGCAGATCGGGCGTTGCATCGAGCTCCCCTGCGGACTGCGGCTCGTGCGGGCCGCGCACGCCTGCGAGCTGCGCGGCGCGCCAGCGGGCGCGCGGACGCCCGGAAGGGGTGGGCCGCCGCTCGGGTGCTAGCCTGCGCCGAGCCTTGTAGTTTGGGCGCGGAACGCCGGTCGGGCGAACCGCGGACGCCGGGTCGGCATCGGCATCCGTGTCGAATCCGGAGGGAGGGCGCCCGATCGACGGGCGCCCGAGCGATGGGGTGCCGGGAGCGCGCGTGAATCAGCAGTTCTACAAGAACATGGCCCTCTGGGTGGTCATCCTCGCGGTGATCCTGCTGCTCGTCACCCTGATGAAGCAGGAGGAGTCCGCCGCCCCGGAGATCGCCTTCAGCCAGTTCCTCGGCCAGCTCGCCAACGACCAGGTCGGCGAGGTCACGATCGAGGACGGCAACATCAGCGGCAAGTACGTCGACGGCAGCGAGTTCACCACCTACGCGCCGCCCGAAGCGCTCCCGACGCTGATCCCCGAGCTCACCGAGCGCAAGGTCAAGTTCGACGCGAAGCCCAAGCCCGAAGGAAGCTTCTGGCGGCAGGTCGCGCTCATGTGGTTCCCGCTCGTCCTGTTCATCGGGCTGTGGGTGTTCTTCATCCGCCAGATGCAGTCGGGCGGCGGCAAGGCGATGAGCTTCGGCAAGTCCAAGGCGCGCCTGCTCACCGAGAGCCACAACCGCGTCACGTTCGAGGACGTCGCGGGCATCGAGGAGTCGAAGCACGAGCTCGAGGAGATCATCGCGTTCCTGCGCGAGCCCAAGAAGTTCACGCGCCTCGGCGGGCGCATTCCGAAGGGCGTGCTGCTCGTCGGCCCGCCCGGCACCGGCAAGACGCTGCTCGCGCGGGCCGTCGCCGGCGAGGCGGGCGTTCCGTTCTTCTCGATCTCGGGCTCGGACTTCGTCGAGATGT from Myxococcota bacterium includes the following:
- a CDS encoding AMP-binding protein, coding for MSSAVHNVGGWTSRWAATAPRRLAIVDGRLRLDWAAFDERVGRAAGWLAAAGVARGDRVALLLGNRAAYLELVLASARLGAIAVPTNTRLSAREIAFQVDDARPRVLVAERAFASLVADALAAAAHAPARVALLGDDPDDAFERERAAAPAIDALPVSPDAPMMILYTSGTTGAPKGALLAHRKTLFNALNAQLYFGIRSGAERVLVAVPLFHSLGLKILSLPALYAGCAVVLQRGFDADAVWRAVERERITYLGGVPTQYERLLGALDAGACPPGARPALRFLFTAGAAIAPDTVRAYERHGLVLKQGYGQTETSILCCLDEADALRKAGSVGRPVFHAELRVVDRATVDAAPAHWRDVGTGETGEIVVRGPIAMLGYWERPAETAATLREGWVRTGDLARIDDEGFVTLVGRAREMYISGGENVYPAEVEAALLAHPAVDEVAVVGVPDATWGESGCAFVVLAPGAELDLAALLAWCGDRLARYKQPRHLVVAAELPRTASGKVRKHELLAQLGAAAGTDGALASSALGS
- a CDS encoding MaoC family dehydratase — its product is MNLIGQPATVGRHCGASRYDVTPEVVAFYEDALDDHHPLYERFAPPLLHHSECFRYLGEWYLKNLFGNLHAQQDWECFAPIEVGRAIRTRSTIVDRYAKRGRDYVVNETDYVDAEEGRLLVRSRTHQSFLPPQDAAPDAASGAADAGAGFVVDEDTARRKQREARPPFPTATGEDLPPIAHTIDQRRCWMFSGPGANYHNDEAQARKLGFPRIVVQGMMSTCFVSQLMLARFGEGWLRGGRMSVKLTNVVWCDETVVVRGKVRESVREGTRVRVHCDVWVDKPDGARALIGSASALEA
- a CDS encoding response regulator, whose translation is MRPRPLRLHDPREFPILYVDDEIENLRIFELTFRREFSVLTAQSAEDGLRALNENPVAVVLSDHKMPGMTGVDFLARVREIDEQAIRILVTAYGDAEILGSAINDGRIYRYVAKPWNPDDMRITLRRAIERYALDRERETLLSELTLLNRLSRSLHRELRPERVVERLIGAAHRELGFDGAAVLLFGADRSRLHWIGVAPHDDVAERVRRIELSRGTAPRFFEALEDGAAQTLSVDHWEELEGPVREWVAEVSADDLVVVPLPGEHEVIGALAIDNRSGGRRFGADDRTLLDGLSTQAVIALENARTVAALRGSRALAERVDRLGTVGALALGLVREMGDAVAELRAAVPQAAGLADRLGGMVGAIAELGAQADESSICEVAPGAIAEEVATLLAGEARRAGIALHVEADAQCPKLLAAPGQIRQVLLNLVMHVLRRAPTGGDVAIRSGTDAGEARVARLEVVGARAAVDPDDVERLLDPFATSDATSLEEGLGLRVAHELVRELGGTLEVSTDDASDTATLRVRLARDRSAGSLRTTG
- the tilS gene encoding tRNA lysidine(34) synthetase TilS, with the protein product MAGRGAPRRLEREVERALRALGAAERGERLLVAVSGGVDSIVLLDVLCGLRERRGFEVAVGHVEHGLRGADSLADAAFVEAQARARGCAFGLERVDVRGARSGGPSRTRPTLQEAARALRYDALRRIAARLGAARVATAHTLDDQAETLLLRLLRGCAPDALGGIPERSPDGAVVRPLLGATREAVRGYACARELSWREDASNASPVYARNRVRHELLPRLAAEFNPRLLRALANLAEASRRDAEWIRSVVDGLAQQRFERATTGDDGEPCIRIDPKGWDEAALPDALARRLVARAFDELGAGRERTRAHVSRVLDFLRRAPDAQIGRCIELPCGLRLVRAAHACELRGAPAGARTPGRGGPPLGC
- a CDS encoding acyltransferase is translated as MFGIHRYVLSLLVMVGHLAPLWSSWCGYYAVFAFYLLSGFLMTKVLRRRYGGSSAGVVRFLANRALRIHPPYWAVLALTLGLLALWPVDVPRLHPSIRVPGDARAWIQNVLVIGLEGEAVRLVPPAWSLDVELVFYLVLAAVATRGRAVAFAWLAGSAAYTAWLVATGAAFADRYAPYGAASLPFALGCALQWEESRLRLAPWHAVLAPVLFAGHAMLAVRLWGAYDGAAFYASLGLAAYSVAALAPRRATGAIARLDAALGDLSYPLFLGHQVASIAVAMTWLGGARPPDGRLLLFTLPAVHALAFAVHAGVERPVERLRGRVRTRAARADT